A region from the Methanobacterium sp. Maddingley MBC34 genome encodes:
- a CDS encoding sugar kinase, ribokinase (PFAM: pfkB family carbohydrate kinase), with amino-acid sequence MTIGCDVISIILDAVGFGALNLDRLYRVNKIAGEDEEAYITNVHESCGGSAANTIIGLARLGLSTGFLGKVARDRPGQLLLENLENEGVDTGGVIKKNNGRSGTVQGFVDLEGQRALYVDPGVNDDIKSKEINLEYIASTRLIHLTSFVGKSIQVQKEFLESIPECVTVSMDPGMIYAEKGIKTLEKLLERTDILLLNQKELEILMPHQVKEEDKMKALLDFGLEILVVKQGQNGCTVTDGDELYCLDAFKVNCQDTTGAGDAFNTGFLYGYLTGKSIKRSANMGNYVASYCVKMPGAISGLPFLSQIISKYPDKMH; translated from the coding sequence TTGACAATTGGATGTGATGTTATTTCCATTATACTGGATGCAGTGGGATTCGGAGCACTGAACCTGGACAGACTCTACCGGGTTAATAAGATAGCTGGAGAAGATGAAGAGGCATATATTACCAACGTCCACGAAAGCTGCGGGGGATCAGCAGCCAACACTATAATAGGACTGGCCAGACTTGGACTTTCAACTGGTTTTTTAGGTAAAGTGGCCCGGGACCGGCCAGGACAGTTACTCCTGGAAAACCTTGAAAATGAAGGTGTTGATACTGGAGGAGTTATTAAAAAAAACAACGGCCGCAGTGGAACTGTCCAGGGATTCGTGGACCTTGAAGGTCAACGAGCATTATACGTTGATCCTGGAGTAAATGATGATATTAAATCAAAGGAGATCAACCTGGAATACATAGCCAGTACACGACTCATTCACCTCACCTCATTTGTAGGTAAATCAATCCAGGTTCAAAAAGAGTTTTTAGAATCAATTCCAGAATGTGTAACCGTCAGCATGGACCCGGGGATGATCTACGCAGAAAAAGGCATTAAAACCCTGGAGAAGTTACTGGAGCGAACTGATATTTTACTTTTAAACCAGAAAGAACTGGAAATACTGATGCCACACCAGGTAAAAGAAGAGGATAAAATGAAAGCCCTTCTTGATTTTGGACTGGAAATACTGGTAGTTAAACAGGGACAAAATGGGTGTACCGTTACTGATGGTGATGAACTTTATTGTTTGGATGCGTTTAAGGTGAATTGTCAGGACACCACCGGTGCAGGGGATGCATTTAACACCGGATTCCTCTACGGATACTTAACTGGTAAAAGTATCAAAAGATCAGCCAACATGGGTAACTACGTAGCATCATACTGTGTGAAGATGCCCGGGGCCATCAGTGGACTTCCATTCTTATCACAGATAATATCCAAGTATCCCGATAAAATGCATTGA